A single window of Treponema denticola ATCC 35405 DNA harbors:
- a CDS encoding 2-hydroxycarboxylate transporter family protein: MVNEKKKYEILGMPLTLFGIISAVVIAAIWWNKLPGGMIGALLLMMVLGEVLNIIGDNTPIVKTFFGGGPIVIIFASSALAYYNILPEGILKNTSTFMKSGGFLDFYIAALITGSILGMDRKLLIKAAIRYFPCIIGSVAAALVLVALGAPIFGMKATEAIAYIGIPIMGGGMGAGAVPISQVFSSALKIPTEQILSKLVPAVALGNALAIVAGGVLNKLGKIKPSWTGNGQLLASGTFEVPNDEELQRHFSLLEFGIAIVIATAFFTWGNIVSNLFKLIGVNIHTYAWMIISVAVVKAANILPKNFENACALWYKFVAKNFTAALLVGIGIAYTNLGDIIGAFSISYVVLVLLVVIGAGLIGKLVGFYPIEAAITAGLCMANMGGTGDVAVLTASKRMELMPFAQISSRLGGAFIILLASFLVPLFFGG; this comes from the coding sequence ATGGTAAACGAAAAGAAAAAGTATGAGATTTTGGGTATGCCGCTCACACTATTCGGCATTATTTCGGCAGTTGTAATTGCTGCCATATGGTGGAATAAGCTGCCCGGCGGAATGATAGGAGCCCTTCTCTTGATGATGGTACTTGGTGAAGTACTAAACATTATCGGAGATAACACTCCTATAGTAAAAACATTCTTTGGAGGAGGGCCGATCGTAATTATCTTTGCATCCAGTGCCCTTGCTTATTATAATATTTTACCCGAAGGAATTTTAAAAAATACTTCAACCTTTATGAAAAGCGGAGGCTTTTTAGACTTTTACATCGCAGCCCTTATCACAGGTTCTATCCTAGGAATGGATAGAAAGCTTTTAATAAAGGCTGCCATACGCTACTTCCCGTGTATTATAGGTTCGGTTGCAGCAGCATTGGTTTTGGTTGCACTAGGAGCTCCTATTTTTGGAATGAAGGCAACGGAAGCTATCGCTTATATCGGTATTCCAATCATGGGCGGAGGAATGGGTGCCGGAGCTGTACCGATCTCCCAAGTATTTTCATCCGCATTGAAAATTCCCACAGAGCAAATCTTATCTAAGCTTGTACCGGCAGTTGCCCTCGGTAATGCTCTTGCAATAGTGGCCGGAGGTGTACTTAATAAACTCGGCAAGATTAAACCTTCTTGGACAGGAAACGGACAACTTCTCGCAAGCGGAACCTTTGAAGTTCCTAATGATGAGGAACTTCAAAGACATTTTTCCTTGCTGGAGTTTGGAATTGCTATCGTTATTGCAACAGCCTTCTTTACATGGGGAAATATAGTCTCTAACCTATTTAAACTTATCGGTGTAAATATTCACACCTATGCTTGGATGATTATAAGCGTTGCTGTTGTAAAGGCAGCAAATATCTTACCCAAAAACTTTGAAAATGCTTGCGCTCTTTGGTATAAATTTGTTGCAAAAAACTTTACCGCAGCCCTCTTGGTAGGTATAGGCATTGCATATACAAATCTCGGCGATATTATCGGAGCATTCAGCATTTCTTATGTTGTACTTGTACTCTTGGTTGTAATCGGTGCAGGACTCATAGGAAAACTTGTTGGCTTTTATCCGATTGAAGCTGCTATCACTGCAGGTCTTTGTATGGCAAATATGGGAGGAACGGGAGACGTTGCCGTTCTTACGGCTTCAAAGCGCATGGAACTCATGCCCTTTGCTCAAATCTCATCCCGCTTGGGAGGAGCATTTATAATCCTGCTTGCCTCGTTCTTAGTTCCGCTGTTCTTTGGCGGCTAA
- a CDS encoding outer membrane lipoprotein-sorting protein, whose protein sequence is MNKSLLKKAVILFALTVLCIGFTFAEDGKSIVQKSLDVKRPKFTHSALKMTLVDSKGNTEERMIEQWAKDPGDKTGAAVIVFKKPASVKDTRFLQIVNKDRANDKWIYLPALRTVRRIAGAEGSKPFMGTDADYDDLETRKIDDDTHTLLGEETVDSYNCWKVESTAVDPKSSRYSKKITYIDKVTCIPVMAEMYDKKGALLKVLKVEKLEQKNGYWIPIKGNLTNVQTKHSTHLEILNIEIDKPINDKMFTQNFLNTGRL, encoded by the coding sequence ATGAATAAGTCATTGTTAAAAAAAGCGGTTATACTGTTTGCATTAACGGTATTATGTATCGGATTTACGTTTGCAGAAGACGGTAAAAGTATTGTTCAAAAATCACTCGATGTAAAACGGCCTAAGTTTACTCACTCTGCCTTAAAGATGACTCTTGTCGATTCTAAAGGAAATACTGAAGAACGGATGATAGAACAATGGGCAAAAGATCCCGGAGATAAAACAGGAGCTGCCGTTATCGTTTTTAAAAAGCCTGCTTCAGTTAAAGATACAAGATTTTTGCAGATTGTAAACAAGGATAGGGCCAATGATAAGTGGATTTATCTTCCGGCTCTTAGAACTGTCCGCCGTATTGCGGGAGCCGAAGGTTCAAAACCATTTATGGGAACCGATGCCGATTATGATGATCTTGAAACAAGAAAGATAGATGATGATACTCATACTCTGCTCGGTGAAGAAACAGTTGATTCTTACAATTGCTGGAAAGTCGAATCGACGGCAGTAGATCCGAAAAGCAGCCGCTATTCAAAAAAAATTACCTACATCGACAAAGTAACTTGTATTCCGGTAATGGCCGAAATGTATGACAAAAAAGGTGCGTTGCTCAAAGTATTGAAGGTAGAAAAACTTGAACAAAAGAACGGATATTGGATTCCTATAAAAGGAAATTTAACGAACGTTCAAACCAAACATTCTACCCATCTTGAAATCCTAAATATAGAAATAGATAAACCGATTAATGATAAAATGTTCACGCAGAATTTTTTAAATACGGGAAGATTATAA
- a CDS encoding efflux RND transporter permease subunit, which translates to MNKTKLSFIILTIVLGVTVFFAFMLPNIIMDNELRHFFPEEHDSYKRFNRLTEDFGDQYIMDVVIETKEETILHKETIGIIAQITEDLENLDNIVNVKSITNVDFITDDQGTLSTGALIPESFNGTKSEIDDLQKRILEWPKAYIGTVLSSDFKGVQIIATLNSDSTPTEVSRIYNETLNIIETNLSKDKSLNYKIAGDPVLGEYGKIFMYADLKNLIPLITVVVLLCLFFSFKNIEGTLLPLLTVLISTIWTAGIMSIIGEPLTIVSSCLPVLLIAVGSAYGIHIINYYYQKLEKEPLITSVSRHHELIMQTLKSARPPVLLAGITTIAGFVSTITSPIKPLKSFAIFSAVGIVIALSLAFLFIPSVLMLKSVKQIQKQQKRMSLLNVKKNARLAALGVNKKGAVLDRFYSYFNKRQAVFIIGLLVIIGISIWGIFNLNIESAFLEYFPKNSKIRSDVVSIDNKYVGTTGFSLVVTGCEKGDMCNPEILKSMDDLEIFLKSNHPEIGSIVSFTEFIKRMNQVMNAHPIEPNTYNANEESSDIVESFFDDEDTLESDSYSETDTIASGTVSVLKDNLNREETIELFVSAYAKAYASSNSRELGVSEFIEALKREINYRGAAYYEIPDDIEKYSVSQKEELKNIISQYLLLYSGALDSLLDETLEPKKSRMQIIMRTHDTGKIKNVIQDAEYFASTHFPQGYTLEAAGLGELETAMTSMIISSQVSSLVLAVVIVFCILSLFYRSFIAGLIGAIPLGISILLNFGIMSLTGINLDMVTSLVAAIAIGIGIDYTVHFMNNYHNERMISEDLTQVTLKTLRHSGKGIAVNAFSVGCGFLVMCFSKFVVLRFVGFLVAVVMFTSSVAALTILPVVLNIFKPSFMAKPHKNIFAQKPKGETNE; encoded by the coding sequence ATGAATAAAACAAAATTGAGCTTTATTATTTTAACAATTGTTTTAGGTGTAACTGTATTTTTTGCTTTTATGCTTCCGAATATAATTATGGATAATGAATTGCGTCATTTTTTTCCTGAAGAACATGATTCGTACAAACGCTTTAACCGATTAACTGAAGATTTCGGCGATCAATATATAATGGATGTTGTAATAGAAACAAAGGAAGAAACTATCCTTCATAAAGAAACTATTGGGATAATTGCACAAATTACCGAAGACTTGGAAAATCTTGACAATATTGTAAATGTAAAGTCGATAACAAATGTTGATTTTATTACCGATGATCAAGGAACTCTTTCGACAGGGGCCTTAATCCCCGAAAGTTTTAATGGAACAAAGAGTGAAATAGATGATCTACAGAAAAGAATTTTAGAATGGCCTAAGGCATATATCGGTACCGTTCTGTCTTCAGATTTTAAAGGCGTACAAATAATTGCAACCTTAAACTCAGATTCAACTCCGACGGAAGTAAGCCGTATTTACAATGAGACCTTAAACATAATTGAAACAAATTTGAGTAAGGATAAAAGTTTAAACTATAAAATTGCAGGAGATCCGGTATTAGGTGAATATGGAAAAATATTTATGTATGCAGATTTAAAAAATCTAATTCCATTAATAACAGTTGTCGTTTTGCTTTGCCTTTTTTTCTCCTTTAAAAATATAGAAGGAACTCTTCTCCCCCTATTGACGGTTTTAATAAGTACGATTTGGACAGCCGGTATTATGTCAATCATAGGAGAACCTCTTACGATAGTTTCAAGCTGTCTTCCCGTCTTGCTTATCGCTGTAGGTTCCGCTTATGGGATACACATAATAAATTATTATTACCAAAAATTGGAAAAGGAGCCTCTTATTACAAGTGTAAGCCGCCACCATGAACTTATAATGCAGACGCTTAAAAGTGCCCGTCCGCCTGTTTTACTTGCAGGCATCACAACAATTGCAGGATTTGTTTCTACAATAACAAGTCCTATAAAGCCCTTGAAATCTTTTGCGATCTTTAGTGCGGTAGGTATTGTCATCGCTCTTTCCTTAGCTTTTTTATTTATACCCTCTGTTTTAATGTTAAAATCGGTCAAACAAATACAAAAACAGCAAAAAAGAATGAGCCTCCTAAATGTTAAAAAGAATGCGCGCCTTGCAGCTCTGGGTGTAAATAAAAAAGGAGCTGTTCTCGATAGATTTTATTCCTATTTTAATAAAAGACAGGCTGTTTTCATTATAGGTCTTTTAGTCATAATAGGAATTTCAATTTGGGGAATTTTTAATCTTAATATCGAGTCGGCATTTTTGGAATATTTTCCTAAAAATTCAAAGATACGCAGTGATGTAGTTTCTATCGATAATAAGTATGTAGGAACTACAGGCTTTAGCTTGGTTGTAACAGGATGTGAAAAGGGAGATATGTGCAATCCTGAAATTTTAAAGAGCATGGATGATCTTGAAATTTTTTTAAAATCAAATCATCCCGAAATAGGCAGCATTGTTTCTTTTACAGAATTTATAAAACGCATGAATCAGGTTATGAATGCTCATCCTATAGAACCTAATACTTATAATGCAAATGAAGAAAGCTCCGATATCGTTGAAAGTTTTTTCGATGATGAAGATACTCTTGAAAGTGATTCATACTCTGAAACCGATACAATTGCTTCCGGTACGGTTTCGGTATTAAAAGATAACTTAAATCGGGAAGAAACTATAGAGCTCTTCGTTTCAGCTTACGCTAAAGCTTATGCTTCTTCTAATTCAAGAGAACTCGGTGTATCCGAATTTATTGAAGCCTTAAAGCGTGAGATTAACTATAGAGGAGCGGCTTATTATGAAATACCCGACGATATCGAAAAATATTCTGTTTCACAAAAAGAAGAATTAAAAAATATTATTTCGCAGTATTTGCTTTTATATTCGGGAGCTCTTGATTCTCTTTTAGATGAAACTCTTGAACCTAAGAAAAGCAGAATGCAGATTATAATGCGGACTCATGATACGGGGAAAATTAAAAATGTTATTCAGGATGCAGAATATTTTGCAAGTACACATTTTCCTCAAGGCTATACTTTAGAAGCTGCCGGTTTGGGAGAATTGGAAACAGCTATGACTTCTATGATAATTTCAAGTCAGGTATCAAGTTTGGTTTTGGCTGTTGTAATAGTATTTTGTATTTTATCTCTCTTTTACCGATCTTTTATTGCGGGTCTAATCGGGGCTATTCCTCTCGGTATTTCCATCTTACTTAATTTCGGCATTATGAGTTTAACGGGAATAAACCTTGATATGGTAACAAGTTTGGTTGCGGCTATTGCAATAGGAATCGGAATAGATTACACGGTTCACTTTATGAATAATTATCATAATGAAAGAATGATAAGTGAAGACTTAACACAGGTTACATTAAAAACTCTCCGGCATTCAGGAAAAGGAATTGCCGTAAACGCTTTTTCGGTAGGATGCGGTTTTTTGGTAATGTGTTTTTCTAAATTCGTAGTCCTCAGGTTTGTAGGTTTTTTGGTAGCGGTAGTAATGTTCACAAGTTCCGTTGCTGCATTGACCATATTACCTGTCGTATTAAATATTTTTAAACCATCATTTATGGCTAAACCGCATAAAAACATTTTTGCGCAAAAGCCGAAAGGAGAAACAAATGAATAA
- a CDS encoding transposase, with amino-acid sequence MYTRLTTTKLNRIFLCFSEDITAAATAKITGINRNTVNRYFGIIREKILKYSIFEQTREISGNVRHISYFKKAKIRRKKIQEFIAARPVLGLLKKGKKIFVSLVHDDSHESLLSIIKGDLEKLISHQNKIEPFNTSLLKDCDQYRVFYNESEIKNEHTAGIENFLTFAKKRLAKFNGFSSGSFLLHLKECEFRYNHRDEDLCALIKKIFKKF; translated from the coding sequence ATGTATACTAGACTTACAACAACAAAACTTAATAGAATTTTTTTATGTTTCAGTGAAGATATTACCGCTGCGGCTACTGCAAAAATTACCGGAATCAATCGGAACACTGTAAACAGATATTTTGGAATAATTCGGGAAAAAATACTTAAATATAGCATCTTTGAGCAAACCAGAGAAATTTCCGGCAATGTCCGGCATATTTCCTATTTTAAAAAAGCTAAAATTAGAAGAAAAAAGATACAAGAGTTTATTGCCGCACGTCCTGTATTGGGGCTTTTAAAGAAAGGCAAAAAAATATTTGTCAGCTTGGTGCATGACGATTCCCATGAAAGCCTCCTTTCAATAATAAAGGGCGATTTGGAGAAACTTATTTCTCATCAAAACAAAATTGAACCTTTTAACACTTCGTTGCTAAAGGATTGCGATCAATACAGGGTTTTTTATAATGAAAGTGAAATCAAAAATGAGCACACAGCGGGAATTGAAAATTTTTTAACCTTTGCAAAAAAACGTTTGGCAAAATTTAACGGTTTTTCATCCGGATCTTTTTTACTTCATCTAAAAGAATGTGAGTTTAGATATAATCATCGTGATGAAGATTTATGTGCTTTGATCAAAAAAATTTTTAAAAAATTTTAA
- a CDS encoding MFS transporter, translated as MLNKQRKMTWRTYLAYGAADLYGGGCFFIVTTFAMYYLVNVIGLHPVLAGLIPAIGKFWDAVSDPMMGYIADNTPQNRFGKRRVWFLVSIIPIALSFIIIWVPTGIESQAGKFIFYTVAYIIFFTVSTVSYIPYAALSAEITKDFSERNKLNGSRLMFSFIATLLGGLLAQPIIDAFHGSMMGYFVMSIVFALIFALPWIPLYFETWELPEEKSQKKSDAKFIKNFLSLFKSRSCRIHIAMYVCSYGALDIVMSLVLFYIVDYLNRGSVFVIAQGALLLTMMATLPIHNRIINKKGHKPVYVAALIIFAVSIVLMSFHTPQTNPAFLILNMVLMGIGISANNLIPHQLLPFLADIDKLMSGENRAGTYSAAMTLTRKLFLGLVIMTTIGFVLSGIGYKNPVPSVLTQKQFEEAQNLAVKNNENFENINKYYSLREDGNFHLKYMSRSTDEIITSAYKKAKKNQHANPLFSFFEGKDNFAEIPQDVFENLLSSFDKKDFNEIDKKFLVESSYTKSGEVYKKIEPQDLYTKDDLYDLKELLDKIDFKYSGIGQVQKPQQKESTLKGVKISFIIMPLFMILFGIFFGLKFNVSPENHKIILDELNRLEAGGKKEDADEKTKKICELLIGEPYGRT; from the coding sequence ATGTTAAACAAGCAAAGAAAGATGACTTGGCGGACTTACCTCGCCTACGGAGCTGCCGATTTATACGGCGGAGGCTGTTTTTTTATCGTTACTACATTTGCAATGTACTATTTGGTAAATGTAATAGGGCTTCATCCTGTTTTGGCCGGGCTTATACCTGCAATCGGAAAGTTTTGGGATGCCGTATCGGATCCTATGATGGGTTACATTGCCGATAATACTCCGCAAAACCGTTTTGGGAAAAGAAGAGTCTGGTTTTTGGTTTCAATTATTCCAATCGCTCTTTCCTTTATCATAATTTGGGTTCCGACCGGAATCGAAAGTCAGGCCGGAAAATTCATTTTTTATACGGTAGCCTATATTATATTTTTTACCGTTTCGACCGTTTCATACATACCCTATGCGGCCCTTTCAGCCGAGATAACTAAGGATTTTTCCGAAAGGAATAAACTTAACGGTTCCCGCCTTATGTTTTCTTTTATAGCCACCCTTTTGGGAGGGCTTTTGGCTCAACCCATTATCGATGCTTTTCACGGCAGTATGATGGGCTACTTTGTGATGAGCATAGTCTTTGCCCTTATCTTCGCTCTTCCATGGATTCCTCTTTATTTTGAAACATGGGAATTGCCGGAAGAAAAGAGTCAAAAAAAATCGGACGCTAAATTTATAAAAAACTTTTTATCCCTTTTTAAAAGCAGGTCTTGCAGAATTCATATTGCTATGTATGTCTGCTCCTACGGAGCTTTGGATATAGTTATGTCTTTGGTCTTGTTCTATATTGTGGATTATTTAAACCGCGGAAGTGTTTTTGTAATAGCCCAAGGCGCTCTCTTACTAACAATGATGGCGACCCTTCCCATTCATAACCGCATAATAAACAAAAAAGGGCATAAGCCCGTCTATGTTGCTGCCCTAATCATCTTTGCCGTTTCCATAGTCCTTATGTCTTTCCATACGCCTCAAACAAATCCGGCATTTTTGATATTGAACATGGTGCTTATGGGTATCGGAATTTCGGCAAACAATTTGATTCCTCATCAGCTTCTTCCTTTTTTGGCCGACATAGACAAACTTATGAGCGGAGAAAACCGAGCCGGAACCTATTCGGCTGCGATGACTCTTACCCGAAAACTTTTTTTAGGTTTGGTGATAATGACCACAATAGGCTTTGTTTTAAGCGGTATAGGTTATAAAAACCCCGTACCTTCGGTGTTGACCCAAAAGCAATTTGAAGAAGCTCAAAACTTGGCTGTAAAAAATAATGAAAACTTTGAAAATATAAATAAGTATTATTCTCTGCGGGAAGACGGGAATTTCCATCTAAAATACATGAGCCGAAGCACTGATGAGATTATTACTTCTGCCTATAAAAAAGCAAAGAAGAATCAACATGCTAATCCTCTTTTTTCATTCTTTGAAGGAAAAGATAACTTTGCTGAGATTCCTCAAGATGTTTTTGAAAATTTACTTTCTTCTTTTGATAAAAAAGATTTTAATGAAATCGATAAAAAATTCCTGGTGGAATCTTCTTATACAAAATCGGGAGAAGTTTATAAAAAAATCGAGCCTCAGGATCTTTATACAAAAGATGACCTTTATGATTTGAAGGAGCTTTTGGATAAGATTGATTTTAAATATTCCGGTATAGGGCAGGTTCAAAAACCGCAGCAAAAGGAGAGTACTTTAAAGGGTGTAAAGATTTCCTTTATAATAATGCCCTTGTTTATGATTCTTTTCGGCATTTTTTTCGGCCTTAAATTTAATGTAAGTCCTGAAAATCATAAAATTATTCTTGATGAATTAAACAGGTTAGAAGCAGGCGGTAAAAAAGAAGATGCGGACGAAAAAACTAAGAAGATTTGCGAGCTTTTAATAGGAGAACCTTACGGCAGAACATAA
- a CDS encoding Rpn family recombination-promoting nuclease/putative transposase, which produces MKQLFKITLRNDYAFKRVFGVEENKDVLQDLLECILDIPPETIADLELLDKEFQKELLSEKLGVLDIKLKLKDGTFVDIEIQNSWHFDFPERTLYYWSKMYNENIKQGQDYTKLPKCITINLIGKGFNKNKRLHNKYLVLEQYTKEPLASKLEIHILNLAKARLLEGSQFRDKKTKRLLNWLKFIETDNPEVRKMLAQESTMMKKANDTITIMEMSPRDKWLYESRMKYEHDRASCINEGYRQGIEVGILQGEIKGRQEGFADGSYQTKLETAKLMKGMNYPISDICTVSGLSKEEIDAL; this is translated from the coding sequence ATGAAGCAACTATTCAAAATAACCCTCCGCAACGACTATGCTTTTAAAAGAGTATTCGGAGTTGAAGAAAACAAAGATGTCTTACAGGACTTGCTGGAATGTATACTAGACATTCCGCCTGAAACCATCGCAGACTTGGAACTTCTCGATAAGGAGTTTCAGAAAGAACTTTTGAGTGAAAAACTCGGTGTTTTGGACATCAAGTTAAAACTAAAAGATGGAACCTTTGTCGACATTGAAATTCAAAACAGTTGGCATTTTGATTTTCCTGAAAGAACTTTGTATTATTGGTCTAAAATGTACAACGAAAACATAAAACAAGGTCAAGACTATACAAAACTGCCAAAGTGTATTACAATAAACTTGATAGGAAAAGGCTTTAATAAAAATAAGCGTTTGCACAACAAGTATCTTGTTCTTGAACAATATACAAAAGAGCCTTTAGCTTCAAAACTTGAGATTCATATACTAAACCTTGCAAAAGCGAGACTGTTAGAAGGTTCCCAATTTAGAGATAAGAAAACAAAACGCTTATTAAACTGGCTGAAATTTATCGAAACTGATAATCCGGAGGTGAGGAAAATGTTAGCACAAGAATCGACGATGATGAAAAAGGCAAATGATACTATTACAATAATGGAAATGAGTCCTAGAGATAAATGGCTATATGAATCTCGTATGAAATATGAACATGACAGGGCTTCATGTATAAATGAGGGGTACAGACAGGGCATTGAGGTGGGAATATTGCAGGGCGAAATAAAAGGTAGGCAAGAAGGCTTTGCCGACGGCTCTTATCAAACTAAACTTGAAACGGCTAAACTGATGAAAGGTATGAACTATCCGATTAGCGATATTTGCACAGTATCGGGACTTTCCAAAGAAGAGATCGATGCCTTATAA